A single region of the Miscanthus floridulus cultivar M001 unplaced genomic scaffold, ASM1932011v1 fs_786_1, whole genome shotgun sequence genome encodes:
- the LOC136533083 gene encoding cellulose synthase-like protein E6, protein MKQLFATEKLGGRVLYRFQAITVFVGICLVLYYRATHIPADGTTGRAAWLGMLAAEVWFGFYWVLMQSGRWYPIRRRTFKDRLADRFGERLPCVDIFVCTADPKSEPPNLVISTVLSVMAYNYPAEKLNVYLSDDGGSILTFYALWEASLFAKHWLPFCKTYKVEPRSPAAYFSESDKRRDDLHTLKEWSFVKGLYEEMTKRIDSAVVSGKIPEEMKAKHKGFSEWNSEMTPKNHQPILQILIDGKHINANDREVNVLPTLVYMAREKRPQYHHNFKAGAMNALIRVSSVISNSPIIMNVDCDMYSNNSDSIRDALCFFLDEEMGHKIGFVQYPQTYNNVTKNDIYDNSLRVINQELSGFDSVGGPLYCGSGCFHRREILCGRRYTQEYKEDWDRGIKRKTQVNIYQTEEKAKSLATCAYEYKTQWGNEIGLKYGCSVEDIITGLAIHCRGWESVFMSPSRAAFIGVGPTTLAQTILQHKRWSEGNFSIFLSKYCPFFFGHGNIRLLHQMAYSIPGLWAPNSLPTLYYVIIPSLGLLKSAPLFPEIMSPWVIPFLYVSSAENMYNLYEALLSGETLKGWWNGQRMWIIKRITSYLYGVIDTIRNLVGLSKMGFAVTSKVSNKDESKRYEQEIMEFGSSSPEYVIIATVALLNHMCLVGGLCQIITGTWHMALNIFFLQVILCGVLVIINIPIYEAMFLRKDTGRIPFSVTLASIGFVILIVALFVPII, encoded by the exons ATGAAGCAACTGTTTGCTACTGAGAAGCTCGGGGGCAGGGTGCTGTATAGATTCCAAGCCATCACGGTGTTCGTGGGGATATGCCTCGTGCTCTACTACAGGGCGACACATATCCCAGCGGACGGTACCACAGGGAGGGCGGCGTGGCTGGGGATGCTCGCGGCGGAGGTGTGGTTCGGTTTCTACTGGGTCCTCATGCAGTCCGGGAGATGGTACCCTATCCGCCGCCGAACCTTCAAGGACAGGCTCGCCGACAG ATTTGGAGAACGACTGCCTTGTGTGGACATCTTCGTGTGCACCGCAGACCCAAAATCAGAGCCACCAAATCTTGTCATCTCCACAGTGCTATCGGTCATGGCATACAACTACCCAGCTGAGAAATTAAACGTCTACCTCTCAGACGATGGAGGCTCGATTCTCACTTTCTATGCTCTGTGGGAGGCCTCCTTGTTCGCAAAGCATTGGCTCCCATTTTGCAAGACATACAAAGTTGAGCCAAGGTCACCAGCTGCTTACTTCTCAGAGTCAGATAAGCGCCGTGATGATCTGCACACCTTGAAAGAATGGTCATTCGTCAAG GGCCTGTACGAGGAAATGACTAAGCGAATTGATTCAGCTGTCGTGTCAGGCAAAATTCCAGAAGAAATGAAAGCAAAGCATAAAGGATTTTCTGAATGGAATTCAGAAATGACTCCCAAAAATCACCAGCCAATTCTTCAG ATTCTGATAGATGGAAAACACATCAATGCAAATGACAGGGAGGTTAATGTACTACCAACACTGGTATACATGGCACGAGAGAAGAGGCCTCAATACCACCACAACTTCAAAGCTGGGGCAATGAACGCTCTG ataagggtatcatcagtgATAAGCAACAGCCCTATCATCATGAATGTGGACTGTGATATGTATTCCAACAACAGTGACTCAATCAGAGATGCGTTGTGCTTCTTCCTTGATGAAGAAATGGGTCACAAAATCGGATTTGTACAGTACCCTCAGACCTATAACAATGTGACCAAGAATGATATATATGACAACTCCCTCCGTGTCATCAATCAG GAGCTGAGTGGTTTCGACAGTGTGGGTGGCCCTCTCTATTGTGGCTCTGGATGCTTCCATAGAAGGGAGATCCTATGTGGCAGAAGGTACACCCAAGAATACAAGGAAGATTGGGACAGAGGAATTAAGAGAAAGACACAAGTCAATATATATCAGACTGAAGAGAAAGCGAAGTCATTAGCAACCTGCGCTTATGAATATAAAACACAGTGGGGAAATGAGATTGGCTTGAAATATGGTTGTTCAGTAGAAGACATCATCACTGGATTGGCAATACATTGTAGAGGGTGGGAGTCAGTCTTCATGAGCCCATCAAGAGCAGCATTTATCGGTGTAGGTCCAACAACACTTGCTCAGACAATACTGCAACATAAGAGATGGAGCGAGGGTAATTTTTCAATTTTTCTTTCAAAGTACTGTCCCTTCTTCTTTGGACATGGAAATATCAGGTTACTACATCAAATGGCCTACTCAATTCCTGGTTTGTGGGCACCAAACTCACTCCCTACGCTATATTATGTTATCATCCCTTCACTTGGCCTTCTCAAGAGCGCTCCCTTATTTCCAGAG ATAATGAGTCCATGGGTCATACCTTTCCTATATGTTTCATCGGCGGAGAATATGTACAATCTATATGAAGCATTATTATCCGGAGAAACATTGAAGGGGTGGTGGAATGGACAGAGGATGTGGATAATTAAAAGAATAACCTCATATCTCTATGGCGTCATTGACACAATCAGGAATTTGGTAGGACTGTCAAAGATGGGGTTTGCAGTTACATCAAAGGTCAGCAATAAAGATGAATCGAAAAGGTACGAGCAAGAAATCATGGAATTTGGATCGTCTTCACCAGAATATGTGATCATTGCAACAGTTGCATTACTCAACCATATGTGCCTGGTGGGAGGACTGTGTCAAATCATCACAGGCACCTGGCATATGGcattgaatatatttttcctCCAGGTCATTCTATGTGGGGTGCTAGTTATCATCAATATCCCAATCTATGAAGCAATGTTCCTCAGGAAAGACACAGGAAGAATACCATTCTCAGTCACACTAGCTTCCATTGGCTTTGTGATTTTGATTGTGGCCCTGTTTGTACCAATAATTTGA